The nucleotide window GACCGCCCTCATGGCGCAACGCTGCCGCGATGAACTGGCCATCGTGCTCACCTACCCGCAATTCGTCTCGCGCGCCGTGGATAACGACGCCGCGCTGGCGTGGGTCGACAGCCACACGCAGCGCATCGTCGTGCCCGAGGACGCCCCGCCGCCCGCGCAACTGCCGCTGTGCCGCGACCGAGACGATCAGAAGTTTCTCGAAGCCGCCCGCGACGGTCAGGCGCACTGGCTGGTGAGCAAGGACAAAGCCGTGCTGAAACTACGCAGCCGCGTGGCCCGCCAGTTCGGCTTCCGGATCGTGACGGCCAGCGCCTTCGTCTCGCTGCTCATGGCGGGACGTTGAGCCGGCCTGATCGCGCATGATTCCTGCCTGAACCTCCCGGCACGCGGCGCGTGTCGGCGGTAAAATGAGCGCCATCGTCCAACCCGACCCGCATTTCGCCCTGCCTCAATGAACGCGCCCCACACCGCTTCTACCGCCCCGGCCCCGCTGGCCGCACCGGCCCTCATCTCCCGCCTGCCGAACGTCGGCACCACCATCTTCACCGTGATGTCGGCACTGGCTGCTGAGAAGCAGGCGGTGAACCTCGGTCAGGGCTTCCCCGATTTCGAGTGCGACCCGAAGATCGTCGACGCCGTCTCGCGCGCCATGCGCGACGGCCACAATCAGTACCCGCCGATGGCAGGCGTGCCCGCGCTGCGTCAGGCCATCGCCGCGAAGATCGGTCAGTTGTACGGCCAGCACTACGACTGGAATACGGAGATCACCGTGACGGCGGGCGCCACGCAGGCACTGCTCACGACGATTCTGGCGACGGTGCATCCCGGCGATGAAGTCATCGTGTTCGAGCCGACGTACGACAGCTATGTGCCGTCCATCGAGCTGGCGGGCGGTAAGCCGGTGTTCATTACGCTCGAAGCGCCCGAATTCCGCATCCCCTTCGACAAGCTCGCCGCCGCCATCACGCCGCGCACGCGCCTGATCCTGTTCAACACGCCGCACAACCCGAGCGGGACGGTGTGGCACGAACAAGACCTCGTGAAGCTCGCCGAGATCGTGGCCGGCACCGACGTGCTGCTGCTCTCGGATGAGGTCTACGAGCACATGGTGTACGACGGCAAGCGCCACGAGAGCGTGGCGCGGCATCCGGAGTTGGCTCGCCGCAGCTTCATCGTGTCGAGCTTCGGCAAAACGTACCACGTGACGGGCTGGAAGGTCGGCTTCGTCGCCGCGCCCGCCCCGCTCATGGCCGAATTCCGCAAGGTGCACCAGTTCAACGTGTTCACGGTGAACACGCCCATGCAGGTCGGCCTCGCCGACTATATGCGCGATCCGGCGCCATACGTCGAACTCGCGGGCTTCTATCAGAAGAAGCGCGACCTGTTCCGCGACGGCCTCGCCAACACGCGTTTCAAACTGCTGCCGTGCGAAGGTACGTACTTCCAATGCGTCGATTACAGCGCGATCAGCGACATGAGCGAAGCCGACTTCGCGCTGTGGCTCACCGGCGAAATCGGCGTCGCTGCCATTCCCGTGTCGGCGTTCTATCACGCGCCGCATGAGTCGGGCGTGGTGCGCTTCTGCTTCGCCAAACGCGACGACACGCTGCGCGAAGCGCTGGCACGTCTGGCGAAGATCTGACGCCGGGCGGTCTGGCACTGCCTCGCCGCAAAATGAAGAAGGGCCACAGTCACGGGAAGGTTATATCTCCGGGCACTGCGGCCCTTCGTGCATTCGTGCATTCGTGCATTCGTGCATTCGGGCGTCTCCGGCGCCACCGCGCCAGACCTCCCGAACACCCCACCGAATTACGCTTCCGACTTCTTGGCTTGTTGCGCCTGCTGATAAGCCTTCATCTCGGCGCGCGTGCGCTGGAACGATTCGCGCTCGGCGAGCACTTTGCCGTACGCCTTCCAGTCGACACCCGCGGCTTGCAGGAAGTCTTCGCCGAACACGGCCTGCGTCGCCATACCGATGATCGGCAGGTGGATGCCGGCGGCAACGTCGGCCATAGTGAACTGCTCCCCGGCGACATACGGCGCGAACTTCGCAAGTCGCTTGAACGCGACGATATTGCGGCGGAGCAGCTTCTCGGTGCGTGCACGCGTGCCTTCCGACGCGGTACCGCCGAAGAACGCCTGCCCGTAGACCTCACGCGCCACCAACTCCAGATGCAGCTCAAGCATCGTGATCAGCTCGCGCTCTTTGGCCTGCTGCCAGACGTCTTTGGAAAACAGCGCGGGCGTCGGGTGCGTGACTTCGAGGTAATCGCAGATCACCTGCGACTCGGCGAGATAGCCACGCTCGGTTTGCAGATACGGCACCTTGCCCAGCGGCGAGCATTGCAGCAGCGGCTCGTCCTGACTCGGAATGGATTCTGACTCCTCGAAGGCCACCCCCTTCTCGTACAGCACGACCTTGACCTTGTTGTAGTAATTGCTGATCGGAAATCCGTACAACTTCAACATGATGTCTCCCATGGTGTTTTCTCCGTAGGGCAGTGTAAGGCCTGCCCCGGCGGTTGACGACGAATTCGCGGCCGCGATCACTGGAAGAACGTCTCGAAAATCGCGGCGATAGCGTCAGGGTACCTGTTCCGGGAAGACCCGCTCACGCATAAAGTCGATGAACACGCGCAGCTTTGCGGGCACCTGCCCGCCGGACGGCCACATGATGTGGAACGGGATGCCGGTCTCCGTGCAGTGCGGCAACACCTGCACCAACTGCCCGGTGCGCAGATACCCTCGAATCGAGAAATCCGGCAGGTACGCGATCCCTACTCCCTGCAATGCAAAAGCGATGCGCGCTTCGAGGTTGTTGCACACGACGGCAGTCGACAGCGGGAAGCCCGCTGCCTCGCCACTCTCGCCGTCCGCCCCCGCCTTGCTGCCCTCCCCCAGCGGCCAGACCTGAAGCTTGCCCGTGTTCGGGTAGCGAAACTGAATGCACGCGTGCTGCGCGAGGTCGCCGGCCGTGCGCGGCGTGCCGCGGCGTGCGAGATAGTCTGGCGCCCCCACCAGCAGCATATTCAGGGCACCGAAGCGTCGCGCCGTCAGCCGCGAATCCGGGGCGTCGCCACTGCGAATCACAGCGTCGAAACCTTCTTCGATGATGTCGACGCGGCGATCGGTGAATTCGAGTTCGAGATCGACGTCGGGATACGCCAGCTTGAACTGCCCCATCACGCTCAGAAACGGCTCGCCCACGAGCGGCACGCTGAGCCGGAGCCGGCCGCGCGGACGCAGATTGACCTGCGACAACTCGGCCTGCGCCGCTTCGAGTTCGGCCAGAATGCGCCGCCCCCGCGCGAGAAACATCCCGCCTTCTGCCGTCAGCGTCAGGCTGCGCGTGCTGCGATGAAACAGCCGCACGCCAAGCTGATCTTCCAGCGCACTGACCCGCTTGCCGACCGCCGACGCCGAAATGCCCAGCAGCCGCCCAGCGGCCACGAAGCTGCCCGTCTCGGCCACCTGCACGAACACATTCACCGCAGTGCTTTCCATCCGATCCCCCGCGCTACCGTAATCCGCTTTTTCCTGAATTACGGAGTATTTGCTCCGTATAGACACGAACTCTACCCCACTTACTCTTCAATGCGGGCGTGCCTACGATCGAGGCTCTTCTCTTTCACGAATGCCCGACATTCGCAGGTGCACCATGAATCGTACGTTCCAACGCTGGGAAATCCCGTCACTCGGCCTCGACAAGGTCGCTTTGCAAGACGTTGCGATGCCCTCGCCCCTCCCGGGGGAAGTCGTCATCGAAGTCGAAGCCGTCTCGCTGAACTATCGCGATGCGGAAGTGGCTGAATCGGGCATGGGCAATGCCCTGAGCTTTCCGTTCACGCCCGCGTCCGACATGGCCGGCCGGGTCGTGGCTGTCGGCGACGGCGTGACCCGTTTCGCCGCGGGCGACCGGGTCATCGCGACCTACATGCCCGGCTGGGTCGACGGCGCGCCGCGTTCGTGGACCGACGCGCCTACGCGTGGCGGCCCGTTGCCCGGCATGCTCGCGCAATACGTCGCCACGCCTGCCGACGGCTGCGTGCTAGCGCCGAGTACCCTGAGCGCCGCCGAGGCCAGCACGCTGCCCGTAGCGGCCCTCACCGCGTGGATGGCACTGATCGAGCTGGGCCACTTGCACGCGGGGCAGACCGTCGTGGTGCAAGGCACGGGCGGCGTCTCGTTGTTCGCCGTGCAGTTGGCCGCCGCGCACGGGGCCCGCGTCATCGTGACGAGCGGCAGCGACGACAAGATCGCCGGGGCACTCGCGCTGGGGGCCACCCACGGCATCAATCGCCATACCACGCCCGACTGGCAGAACGCGGTGCTCGATCTGACCGACGGGCGCGGCGCCGATCACATTCTGGAGATGACCGGCGGCGAGAACATCGAGCGCTCGCTTCAGGCGGTCAAGCAAGGCGGACGCATCTCGGTGATCGGTCTGCTGGACGCCGATCACATCAGCTTGCGAATTCTGTCGCTGCTGGCCAGCCGTGCATCGATTGTCGGCATTGCCGTGGGGCCGCGCCGTGCGCTGGAAGACCTCGTGCGCGCCGTCGACCTGCTGGGCATCAAACCGGTGATCGACGCGGTGTATCCGTTCTCGCAGGTGCCGCAGGCGTTCGCGCATCTGCGACGCGGTGCATTCGGCAAGGTCGTTGTGGAGGTGACGCCGTCATGACCACGCGCCCGTGCCTGAGAACCGCCACCGCAACGTCACGCACCGGAGTGAGCGCATGACGACCCTCGTCAGATCGGCCGCCGCCATGCCCGCCATCATGCTCGGCCTGTTCGGGCTCTATACCCTCGAATTCGGCGTGGTCGGCATTCTGCCGATGATTGTCGATCGCTTCGGCATCACGGTCTCGCAAGCGGGCTGGCTGATGGCCGTGTTCGCCCTCGTGGTCGCCACGCTCGGCCCGGCACTCGTGCTGATCTCCTCACGCTACGACCGCAAGAAGGTGTTGGTCGTCTCGCTATTCGGCTTCGCGGTGTGCAGTGCGCTGGCGGCCTATGCGCCGAACTTCCCGAGTCTGATGGCGTTGCGCGTGGTGCCGGCCCTGCTGCATCCTGTCTTTCTGTCGGCCGCTTTCACGGCAGCCGCTTCCCTGTATCCGAAGGAGCAGCGCGCACATGCGCTGGCGCTGGCGTTTGTGGGCACCTCGATGGGGCTCGTCCTCGGCGTACCCGCCACCACTTGGGTGGCCGATCACGTCTCGTACGAAGCGTCGTTCCTGCTCTGCACCGCACTCACGGGGCTGTCCGGCGTAGGGCTATGGATGATGCTGCCGTCGCAGGGTAAGCCAGTGGCGATGAGCTTCGGCCACCAACTCTCGGTGCTGCGCAAACCGGCGCTCTGGCTGACGATGGCAGCGACCGTGACGATCTTCACGGCCATGTTCGCCGTGTACAGCTACGCCGCCGAATACTTGAAACGCGAAACCGGCATGGATGCCACGACGATCAGCCTGATCCTCGTGATCTTCGGCGTCGGCGGCGTGCTCGGCAATCTGTTCGCCGGGCGCTTGCTGGCGAAGCATCTGGTGAAAACGACGTTGCTGCATCCAGTGGCGCTGGGCGCCGCGTATCTGGTGCTTTACTTCGGCGGCAGCGCCAACGTGCTCAGCATGTCGGTCATCGCCGTGCTGTGGGGTGCCGCGCACACGAGCGGGTTACTCGTCTCGCAGATGTGGCTGACGTCGGAAACCGCAGAAGCGCCCGAGTTTGGCACGAGCCTGTTCGTCTCGGCAGCCAATGGCGGTGTGGTGCTGGGCTCGGCGCTTGGCGGCGTGTTCATCGATCATCTCGGCGTCGCGGGCGTCATTGGCTGCGGCCTGATCTTTTGCGCGCTGTCGGTGGCGGTGATCGCGGCAAAGGCATGGCGTTATCGCGAAACGCAGCCCCAGATCGGCCCGGTCGGCGCCATCCATTAAGCCCCACTTGCCATCTCAGGCCATGCCTGAATCGTCGAGATGGGCTCAACTCGGCTCGCAAGCCCATTTGCAAAAGTAACGGGGGCAGGATGGAGCGCGTCACAGCCGCTCTGCCCTGCCCCCGCGCCATGTCCCGGCCGGACCGGGAATGGCGACGAATCTCGCGCGCTAGTGCGATGCCGCCAGCAGTACCGGTACCGATTGCGGATAGGCAGCCAGCGCCGCCGGCTCACCAATGCCAATATCGTTCGCGCGCAGTGCAATGACCGATTGCGCCAGATACGCCAACTTGGCGCCCCCCGTCAGGTGATGCGCTGCCGTGGACGTCACCTGTTCGCTACCTGCCACCCGCGAATCCGCGTCGGCGAGCGACACCATCGGAAAATCGTACGACGTATGGGTCGGCTTCCAACCGGGAATTTTCAGCTTGTCGAAAAGCTCGCGATTAAGTTCTTCTCTCGATTCTCGCATGGCATTCTCGATGCGCACTTCTTTTGCGAATTTCTGACTCAACGTCCCGACAACGTCCACCGTCGGTCCCTTGTCGGTCCACCGGGCTGTGTAGGTCACGCGCACCGCTGTACCGTGATCGTCGCTCATATTGACAATCGCATCGCCCAGCATTTGACCCGGTAAAAAGTGCGTCAGGTCGGCGTTCATCGCGGCGACGAGTTCTTTTTTCTCCGCCGACGGTGCGTCGCCCTTCGCCATTTCGTCGGCATAGGACGCCAAGTGTTTCATCAAATTGGCAACCGCTTTGTATTTTGAAAAATATTGACGAATTTTTGGTCCAGCCTTATCAAGACCATTCAATCCAACGAACGCATCACCCAGCTTGATTTTCGTCCCGTCATCAAGCGAATCAAAGAGACCCGGAACATTGATGTTATTGATAGGCGACTGAGCCGCATCCGCAAATTCCTTAATAATATTGACAAGCTTCTCGGCACTGTATTGATTGGATTTCGACATCACATTTCTCCAAAAATTAGATTGCAAAATTAAAAATTAACAACCCACCCAGCAAGCAATTAGCAAACTCTCACGAAAACGAGATCTTTCCATCGAAACTCACGTCACTCGGTGATTAATCACAACCGCAATAAGCAAATTCACTCGCAATAAAGCAGGTAATTGCCGCGTTGACCAATCCCTGGGCACGACCACACTAATTTGATTGAATTTTGAAAGTCGATTGAAATTCGGCTGTGATCGATGAACCCGTTGCGACGTCACAACTGCACCGGGCCGTTGCCCGCCAGCGGTCGACCGCTGGGCGGAACAAGCGCTGGCAGTCAACGCGAGATAGGCGACAATAGCGGCAACGCGATAAGGGCATCGGTTTGCATCGTCCGGCCACTCGGCAGGAAATTCATTTCCCGACCGACCGGTCGGACGATAGAATGACGAACGATGTCCGCGCGGCGGGTTTCATCCCCCCCGGCACGGGTTAACCCACCGGTCCGCCGCGACCTGACAACAACACCTATCTCGAGACATTCCGAATGACTGCATCCTCCTCCTCGGACACGGTGAACGCGCTCGCCAAGTCCATCGACACGCTGGGTATCGTCGGTGCCGGCGCCATGGGCCGTGGCATCGCCCAGATCGCCGCGCAGGCCGGTTTGCGCGTCAAGCTGTACGACACCAACGCCAAGGCCGTACAGGCCGCGCTGGACACCCTGCGCGAGACGCTCGACAAGCTGGCGTCCAAGGGGAAGATCGACGCAGCCGCCGTCGACGCGACGATGGGCCGCTTGCAGGCCTGCGCCGCGCTGGAGGATCTGGCCGATTGCGACCTCGTCGTCGAAGCCATCATCGAGAAGCTGGAGATCAAGCGCGATCTGTTCCGCGCGCTGGAGGGCATCGTGGCCGCCGACGCGATTCTCGCGTCCAACACGTCGTCGCTGTCGATCACCGCCATTGCTGCCGCATGCGAGCGCCCCGAGCGCGTGGCGGGTTATCACTTCTTCAACCCGGTGCCGCTGATGAAGGTGGTCGAAGTCATCGACGGGCTGCGCACTGCCCCCGAAGTTGGCGACGCCCTGCTCGCGCTGGGCCAGCGCATGGGCCACACGGCCGTGCGTTGCAAGGACATGCCCGGCTTCATCGTCAACCACGCGGGCCGTGGCATGAACACCGAAGGCCTGCGTGTGGCCAGCGAAGGCATCGCGAGCTTTGCCGACATCGACCGCATCCTGCGCGAACAGGCAGGCTTCCGTCTCGGCACGTTCGAATTGCTCGACCTCACCGCGCTCGACGTCTCGCACCCGGTGATGGAGTCGATTTACCACCAGTTTTACGAAGAGGCACGCTTCCGTCCGTCGCCGATCACCGCCGTGCGCTTTGCTGGCGGCCTGCTTGGCCGCAAGGTCGGCGAAGGCTTCTATCGCTACGTCGACGGCAAGCAGCAAGTGCCGGCCGAAGCCCCGGCCCCGACCGCACTGCCGGCCAGCGTGTGGATCAGCCGCGCCGACACGCGCGGTTTCGCCGCTGTCGCAGAGCTGCTGGGTGCCACCGGCGTGAGCATCGAAAGCGACGACAAACCGTCGGATAACGCGCTGATCATCGTCACGCCGCTCGGTCTGGATGCAACGACCTGCGCTGTCGAGCAAGGGCTCGATGCCACGCGCACGGTTGCCGTCGATACGTTGCTGCCGCTGGCCGGTGCCAAGCGTCACACGCTGATGACCACGCCGGTGACCACGCCCGACGCGCGCGACGCCGCCCATGCGTTGTTCGCCCAAGGCGGCACGCCGGTGACCGTAATTCGCGACTCGGCGGGCTTTGTCGCCCAGCGCGTGATCGCAACCATCGTGAACATCGGCGCCGACATCGCCCAGCAACGCATCGCGGCGCCCGGCGACATCGACCGCGCGGTCACGCTCGGCCTCGGCTACGCCAAAGGTCCGCTGGCCCTCGGCGACGCCGTCGGCGCACGTCAGTTGCTCACCGTGTTGCGCAATCTGCAATCGTTCTACGGCGACCCGCGTTATCGCCCGTCGCCGTGGCTCACGCGTCGCGCGCAACTCGGCGTGTCGTTGCTCACCGAAGAACAGTGATCCGGAGGCCCTGCCCATGAGCGCCGAACTGCTTGCCGAACGCGTCGACCAGACGCTGGTTCTTACGTTGTCCAACCCGGGCGCGCGCAATGCGCTGCACCCGGATATGTACGCTGCGGGCGTCGAAGCCCTCACCACCGCCGAGCGCGATCCGTCGATTCGCGCGGTCGTGCTCACCGGGGCCGACAACTTTTTCTGTGCCGGCGGCAATCTGAACCGCCTGCTGGAAAATCGTCAGAAAGACCCCTCGGTGCAAGCCGCGAGCATCGACGCGCTGGCCGAATGGATCGAAGCCCTGCGCTCGTGCCCGAAGCCGATCATTGCGGCCGTCGAAGGTGCGGCCGCCGGTGCCGGTTTCTCGCTGGCGCTGGCCTGCGATTTGCTGGTGGCGGCCGACAATGCCAAGTTCGTGATGGCCTACGTCAAGGTCGGGCTCACGCCGGACGGCGGCGGCTCGTGGTTTCTCTCGCAAGCCCTGCCCCGCCCGCTGGCCACCGAGATTCTGCTCGAAGGCAAGCCCGTCGCCACGTCGCGACTGGCCGCCGCCGGGCTGGTGAATCGCGTGGTGGCGCCGGGTCAGGCGCGCGCCGAAGCGCTCAACTGGGCGACGGATCTGGCCCAGCTTTCGCCCAATGCCGTGGGCCGCATCAAGTCGCTCATCGACAGCGGCGCGAGCGAGACGCTCACCTCGCAACTGGGTGCAGAGCGCGATAACTTCGTCGCGTCGCTGCACCATGCCGACGGGCTGGAAGGCATCACGTCGTTTCTCGAGAAGCGGCCTGCAACTTACCGATAGACTGTCGGTCACTGTCTAGCAGAGCGCTTCGGAGAGATCACGCATGAGCACGATTGGACGTCTTGGGCCCGACACGGGTCCGCTGGAATTCACCCCGCCGCAACGCCGCCGCATCTATCTGATGCGCCATGGCGATGTGACGTATTTCGACGATAGCGGCAAGCCGATTGACGCCGACACCGTCGCACTCAACGAGAACGGCCGCGCACAGGCCAGCGCCGCCGGGCGCGCGTTTGCAGCGGAGAACATCCGCTTCGATCGCGTGATCGTCAGCGGCCTGCCGCGCACCCGCGAGACCGCGCAACGTGTGCTCGCAGAGACGGGCCAACAGGTCGAGATCGAGACATGGACGTGCTGGCAGGAGATTCGCTCGGGCAGCTTGTCCGATCTGCCGCCGAGTGAGATTGCGCAAGCCTTCCTCGGTGCATTCGACGGACTGGTGGCCGAAGACACGCGCTTCATGAATGGCGAATCGGTGCGCGAACTGCTCGACCGCGTGGTGCCGCCGCTGGCCGAGTTGCGTGAAGACAAGTCGTGGGACACCGTGCTGCTCGTGCTGCACGGCGGCGTGAACCGCGCGATTCTCTCGCATGCCATGCACCCGCTGGGGCGCCTGTTCATCGGCCAACTGGCGCAGACACCGGCGTGCATCAACGCGCTCGACGTTGGCGACAAGCCCGAAGACTGGGTCGTGCGGCTGATGAATTTCGCACCGCCGCAGCCGCTGCATCGCGACAACCGGCTAACCGTCATGGAGAAGATTTTCGCGTCGTTCATCCGCTCGCGTCAGCCCAAGTAATCGCCGCAGAAAAAGCGACGCGTGCCGGCACCACGAGGCCCAAGACCTCACGGCACGCTCAGCAGTCCGTCGTCCCAACCGTTGCACCGGAAATGCAGGAGACAGCATGGCCGAGGAGCTTCCGCAGGACTTTTCCGCTTTCGCCGGCGAGCGTTCGCTCGGCGAGCACCCGCCCTTCGATGCCACTGCCCTGTCGCAGTGGCTCGCCACCCACGTCGACGGCTACGCCGGGCCGTTGCGCATCGCGCAGTTCAACGGCGGCCAATCCAACCCCACCTATCGCCTGAGTACGCCCGGCGCCGAGTACGTGCTTCGCACCAAGCCCGCGCCTGCCGAAAAGCTGTTGCCGTCGGCCCACGCCATCGAGCGCGAGTACCGCGTCATGCATGCACTGGCCGACACCGATGTCCCGGTCGCCCGCATGCTCGGTTTGTGCGAGGACGAAACCGTCATCGGTCTAGCGTTCTATGTCATGGCGTACGTGCCCGGGCGCGTGTTGTGGGACCCGTCACTCCCCGGCCTGTCGCCGCCGGAGCGCAGCGCGATCTACGACGAGATGAACCGCGTGATCTCGGCGCTGCATCGCGTCGACTACCGCGCGATCGGTCTGGAAACCTACGGCAAACCGGGCGACTACATCGCGCGCCAGATTGCCCGTTGGAGCAAACAGTACCGGGCGTCAGAGACCGAACCGATCGAAGCGATGGACCGGCTCATCGAATGGCTGCCCGCGCATCTGCCCTCGGGCGAACCGGAGCGCACGACCATCGTGCATGGCGACTTCCGGCTCGACAATCTGATCTTCCATCCGAGCGAGCCGCGTGTGCTCGCCGTGCTCGACTGGGAGCTGTCGACGCTGGGCGATCCGCTCGCCGACTTTAGCTATCACTGCATGGCGTGGCATGTCAGCCCGGGCGTGTTTCGCGGCATCGCCGGGCTCGACTGGGCCGCGTTGGGCATTCCCGATGAACACGATTACGTGGCGCGCTACAGCGAGCGCACGGGCATCGCCCGCCCGCCGCAATGGCACTTCTATCTCGCGTACAACATGTTCCGTATCGCGGCGATCTTGCAAGGGATCATGAAGCGCGTGGCCGATGGTACGGCGGCGAGTCAGCAGGCGCTCGACGCCGGCAAACGCGCGCGCCCCATGGCCGAACTCGCATGGCAATACGCGCAGCATCGCGACTGACAAGACAACTGGAGCACGGCAAACCTCATGGATTTCAGCTATAGCCCGAAAGTCGAAGCGCTGCGTGCGCGCCTGAGCGCCTTTTTCGACGAACACATTTTCCCCAACGAACACCGTTATCTCGAAGAGATCGAGATCGCCCGCCGTCACGGCGATGCGTGGCAGCCGTCGCAGGTCATCGAGCGACTCAAGCCGCTCGCGCAACAGGCCGGATTGTGGAACCTGTTCCTGCCGGATTCCGGGCGGGGCGCGGGTCTCACCAACGTGGAATACGCGCCGCTGTGCGAGATCATGGGACAGGTGCCGTGGGCACCGGAAGTCTTCAACTGCAACGCGCCGGACACCGGCAACATGGAGACGTTGGAGCGCTACGCCACCGACGCGCAAAAGGCGCAGTGGCTCGAACCGCTGCTGCGCGGCGAGATTCGCTCGGCGTTTCTGATGACTGAGCCCGACGTGGCGTCCTCCGATGCCACCAACGTGCAATGCAGCATCCGGCGCGACGGCGACGATTACGTGATCAATGGCCGCAAGTGGTGGTCAACGGGGGCCGGT belongs to Pandoraea norimbergensis and includes:
- a CDS encoding phosphotransferase — protein: MAEELPQDFSAFAGERSLGEHPPFDATALSQWLATHVDGYAGPLRIAQFNGGQSNPTYRLSTPGAEYVLRTKPAPAEKLLPSAHAIEREYRVMHALADTDVPVARMLGLCEDETVIGLAFYVMAYVPGRVLWDPSLPGLSPPERSAIYDEMNRVISALHRVDYRAIGLETYGKPGDYIARQIARWSKQYRASETEPIEAMDRLIEWLPAHLPSGEPERTTIVHGDFRLDNLIFHPSEPRVLAVLDWELSTLGDPLADFSYHCMAWHVSPGVFRGIAGLDWAALGIPDEHDYVARYSERTGIARPPQWHFYLAYNMFRIAAILQGIMKRVADGTAASQQALDAGKRARPMAELAWQYAQHRD